From the genome of Chelmon rostratus isolate fCheRos1 chromosome 1, fCheRos1.pri, whole genome shotgun sequence, one region includes:
- the LOC121625756 gene encoding nuclear receptor ROR-alpha A-like isoform X2, whose amino-acid sequence MYFVISAMKAQIEIIPCKICGDKSSGIHYGVITCEGCKGFFRRSQQSNAAYSCPRQKNCLIDRTSRNRCQHCRLQKCLAVGMSRDAVKFGRMSKKQRDSLYAEVQKHRLQQQQQQQQQQGPLLLSHPSLSSPSPGDSEPLSPHYCLSSTGLTELPDELGGYVEQNSPEGGSVSSKADSGGGGGDGGGGGFYLDFQPSPDQSGLDINGIKPEPLCDYGSSNNFFPYCSFSNGDTSPTASMAELDQQAQIISKSHLETCQYLKEELQQMSWQNFLQDEVEGYQSKPREVMWQLCAVKITEAIQYVVEFAKRIDGFMDLCQNDQIVLLKAGSLEVVFVRMCRMFDSQNNAVYFDGKFAGPDVFRALGCDDLITSVFDFAKSLCSLHLSEDELALFSAFVLLSADRSWLQEKLQVEKLQQRTQLVLQHVLQKNQREDGLLNKLRCKVSALRSLCSRHTEKLSAFRAVYPDVVRTHFPPLYKELFGADLELALQADVD is encoded by the exons atgtattttgtgATTTCTGCCATGAAAG ctcagaTTGAAATCATTCCCTGTAAGATCTGCGGAGATAAATCCTCAGGGATCCACTACGGAGTGATCACCTGTGAGGGCTGTAAG GGTTTCTTCAGGCGGAGTCAGCAGAGTAACGCCGCCTACTCGTGTCCTCGGCAGAAAAACTGTCTGATCGACCGGACGAGCCGCAACCGCTGCCAACACTGCCGCCTGCAGAAATGTCTGGCTGTGGGCATGTCCCGCGACG CTGTAAAGTTCGGTCGCATGTCCAAGAAGCAGCGGGACAGTTTGTACGCTGAGGTGCAGAAACAccgcctgcagcagcagcagcagcagcagcagcagcagggccccctcctcctgtcccacCCCAGCCTCAGCAGCCCGAGCCCGGGCGACTCCGAGCCGCTGTCCCCTCACTACTGCCTCTCCTCCACGGGCCTCACGGAGCTGCCCGATGAGCTGGGGGGCTACGTGGAACAAAACTCACCTGAAGGAGGATCAGTGTCCTCAAAG GCAgactctggaggaggaggaggagacggaggaggtgGTGGCTTCTACCTGGACTTCCAGCCCTCCCCGGACCAGTCGGGGCTCGATATTAACGGCATCAAACCGGAGCCGCTGTGCGACTACGGATCCAGTAACAACTTCTTCCCGTACTGCTCCTTCAGCAACGGAGACACGTCGCCCACTGCGTCCATGGCGGAGCTCG ATCAGCAGGCTCAGATCATCTCAAAGTCTCACCTGGAGACGTGTCAGTACCtgaaggaggagctgcagcagatgagcTGGCAGAACTTCCTGCAGGACGAGGTGGAGGGCTACCAGAGCAAG CCGCGGGAGGTGATGTGGCAGCTCTGCGCCGTGAAGATCACGGAGGCCATCCAGTACGTGGTGGAGTTCGCCAAACGCATCGACGGCTTCATGGATCTCTGTCAAAACGACCAGATCGTGCTGCTGAAGGCTG GCTCTCTGGAGGTCGTCTTTGTCCGAATGTGTCGGATGTTTGACTCTCAGAACAACGCCGTCTACTTCGATGGGAAATTTGCAGGTCCTGACGTCTTCAGAGCGTTAG GTTGTGATGACTTGATCACGTCAGTGTTCGACTTCGCTAAAAGCTTGTGTTCGCTGCACCTGTCGGAGGACGAGCTCGCTCTGTTCTCAGCCTTCGTTCTGCTTTCTGCAG ACCGGTCGTGGCTCCaggagaagctgcaggtggagaagctgcagcagagaactCAGCTGGTTCTGCAACACGTCCTGCAGAAGAACCAGAGAGAGGACGGACTGCTGAACAag CTCAGATGTAAGGTGTCGGCGTTGCGTTCACTGTGCAGTCGGCACACAGAGAAGCTGTCGGCGTTCAGAGCTGTTTACCCCGACGTCGTAAGGACACACTTCCCTCCTCTCTACAAGGAGCTGTTTGGCGCCGACCTGGAACTCGCTCTGCAGGCCGACGTCGACTAA